In the genome of Streptomyces sp. P3, the window ATGATCTGAATTACGCTGACCGGTGTGCTGCGCCAAGTGACCGCCGTCCGATACGTCAACCCGCTGAGGTCGGGCGGCTCCGTGCCCGGTGTCGTCGAGGCCGACGACCTCGGCACCTACGTCGTGAAGTTCACCGGTTCCGCGCAGGGCCGCAAGGCGCTGGTCGCCGAGGTGATCGTCGGCGAGCTGGCGCGCGCGCTCGGACTGCGCTTCCCCGAGCTGGTCCTGGTGCACTTCGACCCGGCGCTCGCGGCGCACGAACCGCACCAGGAGGTGCGCGACCTCCTCGACGCCAGCCACGGCGTCAACCTCGGCATGGACATGCTGCCGGGAGCGCAGGACTTCACCCCGCAGGTCGCCGAGTCCTTCGCCGTGGACCCGCTGGAGGCCGGCCGGATCGTCTGGCTCGACGCCCTCACCGTCAACGTCGACCGTACGGTCCACAGTTCCAACCTGATGGTGTGGCCCACGTTCGGGACCGTGCCGCCGCGGCTGTGGCTGATCGACCACGGGGCCGCCCTCGTCTTCCACCACCGCTGGGACGCGTCGGCACCGGACCGGGCCTACGACTTCCGCCACCACGCCCTCGGCCACTACGCCCCCGACACCCGCGCGGCCGACGCCGAGCTCGCCCCCCGGGTCACCGAGGAGCTGCTGCGCGCGATCGTGGCGGAAGTCCCGGACGCCTGGCTGGCCGGCGAGGAGGGCTTCGCGACGCCGGACGCCGTCCGGGAGGCGTACGTGCGCTACCTCCACGCGCGCGCGGCGGCCTCCGCGGCCTGGCTGCCCACCGGCTTCCCCAGCCGGGAGGAACGCGCGGCCGAGGAGGCCCGTCGCGCGGAGAAGACCCGGCAGGGCCGCCCGAGTTGGCTCAAACAGGTCCCCGACCTGCACGGCGAGCCGGCGGCGGAACAGGATTGGTCGGTGCACCTCGGATGAGACACGCCGTGGAGATCGAGTACTGCACCCGGTGCCGCTGGCTGCCCCGCGCGGCCTGGCTGGCGCAGGAGTTGCTGACGACCTTCGAGGCGGAGCTCGCGCACCTGTCGCTGAAGCCCGGCACGGGCGGCGTGTTCGTCGTCCGGGTCGACGGCGAGGTCGTCTGGGACCGCCGTGCGCAGGGCTTTCCGGAGCCCACCGCGGTGAAGCGGCTGGTGCGCGACCGAGTGGCCCCGGGGCGGACCCTGGGCCACTCGGACCGTCCGGAGGTCAGCCCCTGAGCTGCTCGTAGGCCGGCAGGGTGAGGAAGTCCGCGTAGTCCTCGTCGAGGGCGACCGTCAGCAGCAGGTCGTGCGCCTGCTGCCAGTGGCCGGCCGCGAAGGCCTCCTCGCCGATCTCGTCGCGGATCGCGGCCAGTTCCTCGGCGGCGACCTTGCGGGCCAGCTCGGGGGTGGCCTTCTCGCCGTTCTCGAACTCCACCCCGGCGTTGATCCACTGCCAGATCTGCGAGCGGGAGATCTCGGCGGTCGCGGCGTCCTCCATGAGGTTGAAGATGGCCACCGCGCCCATGCCGCGCAGCCACGCCTCGATGTAACGGATGCCCACCTGCACGGCGTTGACCAGCCCCGGGTAGGTGGGCCGGGCGTCGAGGGAGTCGACGGCGATCAGGTCGGCGGCCTCGACGTGGACGTCCTCGCGCAGCCGGTCCTTCTGGTTCGGCCGGTCGCCGAGGACCCTGTCGAAGGACGCCATGGCGATCGGCACCAGGTCCGGGTGGGCCACCCACGAGCCGTCGAACCCGTCGTCCGCCTCGCGGTCCTTGTCCGCCTTGACCTTCTCGAAGGCGACCTTGTTGACCTCGGCGTCGCGACGGGAGGGGATGAACGCGGCCATGCCGCCGATGGCGTGCGCGCCGCGCCGGTGGCAGGTGCGCACGAGCAGCTCGGTGTAGGCGCGCATGAACGGGGCGGTCATCGTCACGGCGTTGCGGTCCGGCAGGACGAACCTGGGCCCGCCGTCACGGAAGTTCTTGACGATGGAGAACAGGTAGTCCCAGCGGCCCGCGTTCAGCCCCGAGGCGTGGTCGCGCAGTTCGTAGAGGATCTCCTCCATCTCGTAGGCGGCCGTGATCGTCTCGATGAGCACGGTGGCGCGCACGGTGCCCTGCGGGATGCCGACGTGGTCCTGCGCGAAGACGAACACGTCGTTCCAGAGGCGGGCCTCCAGGTGCGACTCCGTCTTCGGGAGGTAGAAGTACGGGCCCTTGCCGAGGTCGAGGAGGCGCCGGGCGTTGTGGAAGAAGTAGAGGCCGAAGTCGACGAGGGCGCCGGGCACGGCGCGGTGGTCGGCGTCGACGAGGTGACGCTCGTCGAGGTGCCAGCCGCGCGGCCGCATCACGACGGTGGCGAGCTCGCTGTTCTCCTTCAGGGCGTACGACTTGCCGGACGCCGGGTCGGTGAAGTCGATGGCGCGGGTGTAGGCGTCGGCCAGGTTGACCTGACCGAGGACGACGTTCTCCCAGGTCGGCGCGGAGGCGTCCTCGAAGTCGGCGAGCCAGACCCGGGCCCCGGAGTTGAGGGCGTTGATCGTCATCTTGCGGTCGGTCGGGCCGGTGATCTCGACCCGGCGGTCGTCCAGGGCCGCGGGGGAGGGCGCCACCCGCCAGGAGTCGTCCGCGCGGATCGCGGCGGTCTCCGGGAGGAAGTCGAGCCTGCAGGTGCGGGCGATCTCGGCGCGGCGCTCCGCGCGGCGGGCGAGGAGTTCGTCGCGGCGAGGTGTGAACCGCCGGTGCAGTTCGGCCACGAAGGCGAGCGCCGGCTCGGTGAGGACCTCCTCCTGCCGCGGCAGGAGCTCGGCGTCGACGATGGCCAGCGGGGACGGCGCTGGTGCGGACATGAGCGGTCACTTCCTTCAGCGGTGGCACCGGGTGCCAGTCGAACCGGGTACGGCGAGCGGGACTCCGGACGAGCCAAGCCCTTCTGTTTAGTGGATACTAGTTTCCTCATCGTGGAAGTTCAATGGTTTGTTGATGTCGAGAATCTCCGGGGCGAGGCAAGGTGGCGCTCGGCGCCCGGGGGATCATTCGAGGTGCGCGAGATCCTCCGGGGTGTCGATGTCGAACGGCCGGGCCACGTCACCGCACTCGACGAGCGTCAGCGCCTCCCGGTGCTCGCCGAGATAGGCGCGCGCCCCCCGGTCGCCGGTGGCGGTCGCGGCGACGCCCGCCCAGTGGCGGGCGCCGAACAGGACCGGATGGCCGCGCTCGCCGTCATAGGCGGCCGACACGAGCGAGGACTCGCCCCCGTACGCCGCGAGCACCCGCGCCACCGCCTGCGGACCGATGCCGGGCTGGTCGACGAGGAGGACGAGCACCGCCCGCGCGCCGCCCTCCTCGGCCCGCGCGTCTCCTTCCCCGCTCCCCGCCCCGCCTTCCCCCGTCCGCGCCCCGCCTTCCCCCGTCCGCGCGCCGACCGCCGGCGGGCCGGCCGGCGGGGCCGGGCGGGGCAGCGAGGCGAGCCCGGCGCGCAGGGACGTGCCCATCCCCTGCGCCCAGTCGGGGTTCTCCACCAGCACGCACCCGTCGAGCCGGGCCCGCTCCCGTACGGCGTCGGCGGCGGCCCCGAGCACCACGTGCACGCGGGTGCAGCCCGCCGTGCGCAGCGTGCGCACCGCGTGCTCCACCAGCGGGCGTCCCCGGTGTTCGAGCAGTGCCTTGGGCCGCCCCCCGAGCCTTCGTCCCCCGCCCGCCGCGAGGATCAGGCCCACGACCTGGCTCTCCGCGCTCCTCGCGCTCTCGTCCCGTGTGTGCGTCATGCGTCCTGCATACCTGACGCGGCGTCGGACACGGGGTCTCCGGAGGCTGAATTTCGGTCCGCGCTGTGGCGCACCCGGCACGGGGTGGCGTTTACTGACCCGCGCGTCCCCCGGCGTGCGACCGGCGCCATGGGGAGGCGGGGCGGGAAGGCGCGTACTCGTGCTCGGCGGGGTGCGAGGGGGGAGAGCTGTGTTGCGGAGCTTGGGGCAGAGGGCAGTGACCGGCAGCGACGAGGATCCGAGGGTGGCGGAACTGCGGACCACGGTGTCCCGGCTCCGCCGCGAACTCGCCGCGCATCCGGCGGACTTCCCGGACCGGGTCATCGCCGAGGACGAACTCGCCGCGCTCGCCGCGATGGCGGCCCACGGCACCCCGGAGGTCCCCCGGTTACGCCGCTCCCTGCTGCTGATCGCCGGCGCCATCGGCTCGGTGAGCGCCCTGGCCCGCAGCCTGTCCGACGTGCGCGGCGCCGTGGAGCTCTTCGGGCAGGGCCCGCGCCGCTGAACCGCTGACCGCCGACCCGGGGCGTGGCTCAGCCGATTCCGTTGCCCGAGCTGGTCAGCGCCTGTGACAGCTGCGCCGCCACCTGCTGGAGCACCGGCACGATCTTCGCCGTGGCCTCCTCCGTGACGCGGCCCGCCGGGCCGGAGATGGAGACGGCCGCGGCGGTGGGGGAGTCGGGCACCGACACCGCCAGGCAGCGGACGCCGATCTCCTGTTCGTTGTCGTCGACGGCGAACCCGGCCTGCCGTACGTCCGCCAGCGCCGCGAGGAAGCCCTCCGGCGTGGTGATCGTCTTGTCCGTGGCGGCGGGCATGCCCGTGCGGGCGAGCAGGGCGCGCACCTCGTCGTCGGGGAAGCCGGCCAGCAGGGCCTTGCCGACGCCCGTGGAGTGCGGCAGGACCCGGCGCCCGACCTCGGTGAACATCCGCATCGAGTGCTTGGACGGCACCTGCGCCACGTACACGATCTCGTCGCCGTCGAGCAGCGCCATGTTCGCCGTCTCGCCGGTCTCCTCGACCAGGCGGGCCAGGTGGGGGCGGGCCCAGGTGCCCAGCAGCCGGGATGCCGACTCGCCCAGCCGGATCAGCCGAGGGCCCAGCGCATAGCGGCGGTTGGACTGCTGGCGGACGTAGCCGCAGGCCACCAGGGTGCGCATCAGACGGTGGATGGTGGGCAGCGGAAGCCCGCTGCTCGCGGACAGCTCGCTCAGGCCGACCTCGCCGCCCGCGTCGGCCATCCGCTCGAGCAGATCGAAGGCGCGCTCGAGGGACTGGACCCCTCCGCCGGCGGACCTGGCGGAGTCGGTGGTGCTGGCGCTCGACGTCGGCACGGCGCGTCCTTTCGCTACGGGCGGGCGGGGCTGAAGCCTACCCGTCGGTCGGTTGACTCCCGGTCTGTGCATAGCTACGTTCTGCTGCACGGAATTATCATTCCGCTTTGCGGAAACGTCCAGGGCGGCGGTGGCGGGCGCACTGTGGGGGAGTGCGCCCTTGACGGCTCGGGGGTGGGAGTGAAGACTCCTTCAACAGAACGTTGAATTCCGTTACGCGGAAGTTTCCGAACGTTTCTGACAGTTGACCGGAGTGCACGGAAGAGAGGGGTCCGGGTGTCCGAGGCCGAACTGGTGCTGCGCTCGAGGCGCGTCATCACCCCCGAGGGGATGCGCCCCGCAGCGGTCGCGGTGGCGGGCGGCGCGATCGCGGCCGTCCTGCCGTACGACGCCCCCGTTCCCGGGGGTGCCCGCCTGGAGGACTTCGGCGACGACGTCCTGCTGCCCGGCCTGGTCGACACGCACGTGCATGTCAACGATCCCGGCCGCACCCACTGGGAGGGCTTTTGGACCGCCACCCGCGCGGCGGCCGCCGGCGGCATCACCACCCTCGTCGACATGCCCCTGAACTCCCTGCCGCCGACCACGACGGTCGAACACCTCCGCGTCAAGCGGGAGGTCGCCGCGGACAAGGCGCACATCGACGTCGGCTTCTGGGGCGGCTCCCTGCCCGACAACGTCGAGGACCTGCGGCCCCTGCACGACAACGGGGTCCTCGGCTTCAAGGCGTTCCTCTCCCCGTCGGGCGTGGACGAGTTCCCGCACCTCGACAGGGACGCCCTGGCCCGCTCCCTGGCCGAGATCGCCGGCTTCGGCGGCCTGCTGATCGTGCACGCCGAGGACCCGCACCACCTGGACGCGGCCCCGCAGCGGGGCGGTCCCCGGTACGCCGACTTCCTCGCCAGCCGCCCGCGCGGCGCCGAGGACACCGCCGTCGCGCACCTCGTCGACCAGGCCCGGCGGCTCGACGCGCGCGTGCACGTCCTGCACCTCTCCTCCAGCGACGCGCTCCCGCTGATCGCCGCCGCCAAGGCCGACGGCGTCCGGATCACCGCCGAGACCTGCCCGCACTACCTGACCCTGACCGCCGAGGAAGTGCCGGACGGGGCCAGCGAGTTCAAGTGCTGCCCGCCCATCCGCGAAGCCGCCAACCAGGACCTGCTGTGGCAGGCCCTCGCCGACGGAACGATCGACTGCGTGGTCACCGACCACTCGCCGTCCACGGCCGACCTGAAGACCGACGACTTCGCCACCGCGTGGGGCGGCATCTCCGGCCTCCAGCTCAGCCTCCCGGCGGTCTGGACCGAGGCCCGCCGACGGGGCCACGGTCTCGAGGACGTCGTGCGGTGGATGTCCACGCGCACCGCCGCCCTCGTGGGCCTCGACCGCAAGGGCGCGATCGAGGCGGGCCGCGACGCCGACTTCGCCGTCCTCGCCCCCGACGAGACCTTCACCGTCGACCCGGCGGCGCTCCAGCACCGCAACCGCGTCACGGCGTACTCCGGCCGGACCCTCCACGGCGTCGTGAAGTCCACCTGGCTGCGGGGCGAACGCATCGTCGCCGGCGGCGAGTTCACCGAGCCGAAGGGCCGACTGCTCACCCGCAGCCCCTGACGCCGACGCCGCAGGGCGCCCGCACCCGCGCACCCGCACCGCGCTCCCCGCACCCGCACCCGCACCCCGCACCGGCCGACTCCCGAAAGGCAGATCTGATCACCGTGACGGCGACGACGAGATTCACCGGCGACGCGAACCCCTACGGAGGCGGCGACCCGTACGCGGACTACCGCACCGCCGACCTCCCCTTCACCCGGTACGTCGACCTCGCCGACCGGCGGCTCGGCGGTGCGGTCGTCGCCGCCAACGACGAGTTCTTCGCCGAGCGCGAGAACCTTCTGCTGCCCGGACCCGCCGAGTTCGACCCGGAGCGCTTCGGGCACAAGGGCAAGATCATGGACGGCTGGGAGACCCGCCGACGCCGCGGCGCCGACGCCGACCACCCGTGGCCGGCCGCCGACGACCACGACTGGGCGCTCGTCCGTCTCGGCGCGCCCGGCGTGATCCGGGGCATCGTCGTCGACACGGCCCACTTCCGCGGCAACCACCCGCAGGCGGTGTCGGTCGAGGGCGCGTCGGTGGCGGGCACGCCGTCGCCCGAGGAACTCCTCGGGGACGACGTGAAGTGGACGACGCTGGTCCCGCGCACGCCGGTCGGCGGCCACGCGGCGAACGGTTTCCCCGTGGCGACCGAGCAGCGCTTCACTCACCTGCGGGTCAACCAGCATCCCGACGGCGGCATCGCCCGCCTGCGGGTGCACGGCGAGGTCGTCCCCGACCCCGGGTGGCTGGCCGTGCTCGGTGCCTTCGACGTGGTCGCCCTGGAGAACGGCGGCCGGGTCGAGGACGCATCCGACCGCTTCTACTCGCCCGCGGTCCACACCATCCAGCCGGGCCGCTCCCGCAAGATGGACGACGGCTGGGAGACCCGCCGCCGCCGCGACCGGGGCCACGACTGGATCCGCTACCGGCTGGCCGCCCAGGCGCGGATCCGCGCGCTGGAGATCGACACGGCGTACCTGAAGGGCAACAGCGCCGGCTGGGCCTCGGTGTCGGTCAAGGACGGCGACGACGGCGCGTGGACGGAGATCCTGCCGCGCACCCGCCTGCAGCCCGACACCGACCACCGGTTCGTCCTGCCGGAACCCGCGGTCGGCACGCACGCGCGCGTGGACATCTATCCGGACGGCGGCATCTCCCGCCTGCGCCTGTTCGGCTCGCTGACGGAGGAGGGCGCGCGCCGCCTCACGGCCCGCCATCAGGAGCTGGGCGGCTGACCGGGCCGTCCTCGCGGGAACCCACGGAGCCGGCGGGCCGCCGCCGGGACGCCCGGTCAGTCGGATCCCCGGCTCTCCCCGGCGGCGAACAGCGCGAACGCCGGCACGAGCAGCGCGACGCTCGCGTACACCTCGTGGCCGTCCAGGAGGCCGATCCGCCGCACGAGGCCCACATGCCGCTGGGCGTCCTCGTGCGGCAGCCCGAGGACGCCCAGCACCAGGGCGAAGAATCCGAGCAGACCCTCGGCCGCACCGCCTACCGCATCGTCCAGGAGGGGCTGACCAACGCCCGCAAGCACGCCCCGGGACCGTCCCGGGCGAAGACCGCGGGCGGCGGGTCCGGGGGAACGGGTCCGGGCGGCGGCAGGACCCGCGGCCGTTCGCCGCGCCGGCCCGCCATGTCCGCTCACACAGTCCTGAGGGCGCCGTCCCGGCTCACGCCGTCCCGAGGGACGCCGGGATCTCCGCGAGCCGTACCGCCCGGCGTTCTCGGCGGGACACCTCGCAGGCCTCGGCGATACGCAGGGCCTGCAGCGCCTCGCGGCCGTCGCAGGGGTTGGCGCGGTCCCCGCGGACGACGTCGACGAAGGCGTTCAGCTCCGCCGTGTAGGCGGGTTCGAAGCGTTCCAGGAATCCCGTCCACGGCTTGTCCGCGGCCGGTGGACCGGTGGGCTCGGTGGACGCGATCGGCGTGCGGTCGTCCAGGCCCACGACGATCTGGTCCAGCTCCCCGGCCAGCTCCATGCGGACGTCGTAACCCGCCCCGTTCAGCCGGGTCGCCGTCGCGGTGGCGAGGGTGCCGTCGTCGAGGGTGAGGACCGCGGCCGCCGTGTCCACGTCCCCCGCCTCGCGGAACATCGCGGGACCGGCGTCGGACCCTGCCGCGTACACGTCCGCCACCTCGCGCCCGGTCACCCAGCGCAGGCAGTCGAAGTCGTGGATGAGCGCGTCCCGGTAGATCCCGCCGGACACCGGCAGCCAGGCGGCCGGTGGCGCCGACTCGTCGGAGGTCAGCGCCCGCACCGTGTGCAGCCGTCCGAGCCGCCCCGAGCGCACCGCCTCCCGGGCCCCCGTGTACCCCGCGTCGAAGCGGCGCTGGAAACCCATCTGAAGGATCGTTCCGGCGTTCTCGACCTCGGCTATCGCCTGTAAGGTCCCCGCCAGGTCCAGGGCGATCGGCTTCTCGCAGAAGACCGGCAGTCCGGAGCGCGCTGCCCGACCGATCAGTTCGGCGTGGGCCGACGTGACCGTCGTGATGACCACGGCGTCCACGCCCCAGCGGAAGATCTCGTCCACCCCGGGAGCGGCCGTCTCGCCCAGCCGCAGCGCGAGCTCCTGAGCCCGCGCGGGGTCGGCGTCCGTCAGGATGAGGGATCCGACCTCGCGGTGACGGCTGAGTGTGTTCGCATGAATGGTGCCGATGCGGCCCGTCCCGATGACCCCGATGCGCATGGAACCAAAGTGACGTCGCAGGCAGCACCCTGTCAATGCGCATGTCCGGACAATCGGACTACACAACTTCCCGTCAACCGGTCGCGGAGCTACGCTCGGGCCGTGCCGAAACCAGGAGTGGACCCGACCGTGCAGCTGGAACTACGTGTGGACCGCAGTTCGCCGGTGCCCTTGTACTTCCAGCTCGCCCAGCAGCTGGAGGCCGCGATCGAGCACGGCTCGCTCACCCCCGGCAGCCTGCTGGGCAACGAGATCGAGCTCGCCGCACGGCTCGGCCTGTCCCGGCCCACCGTCCGCCAGGCGATCCAGTCGCTCGTGGACAAGGGGCTCCTGGTGCGCCGCCGGGGCGTCGGCACACAGGTCGTGCACAGCCAGGTCAAACGCCCGCTGGAGCTCAGCAGCCTCTACGACGACCTGGAGGCGGCCGGGCAGCGTCCGGCGACGACGGTCCTGGTCAACACCGTGCTGCCGGCGTCCGCCGAGGTGGCGGCCGCGCTCGGGGTGGCCGAGGGCAGTGACGTCCACCGGGTGGAACGGCTGCGGCTGGCGCACGGCGAGCCGATGGCGTACCTGTGCAACCACCTGCCCTCCGGCCTGCTCGACCTCGACACCGCACAGCTGCAGGCCACCGGCCTGTACCGCCTGATGCGGGCCGCCGGGATCACCCTGCACAGCGCCCGCCAGTCCATCGGCGCCCGCGCCGCCACCGTGGACGAGGCGGAGCGGCTCGCCGAGGAGCCGGGCGCCCCGCTGCTGACCATGCAGCGCACCACCTTCGACGACACCGGCCGCGCGGTGGAGTTCGGCGACCACATCTACCGCCCGACCCGCTACTCCTTCGAGTTCCAGCTGCTCGTGCGCCCCTGAGCGCTTCTGTGCGCCCCGGGCGCGACGGCGGGCGCGGCGCCGTGAGGCCGCGGCGCGGGTCACCGCGGTCAGGAGCGTGACGTCCACGACGCTGTGACCCCCGTCACCCGTGCACGCCGGCGGCGGGGAAGCGACGAGGACCGCCGGGGAGACCCCCGCCACGAGCTGGGACGTCGCACAGCCGTCCGTCCCCGCGCCGCCGCAGTCGCCGGGCGTCAGCCGGCGGCGAAGGCCGCGCGGCGTCGTCGCCCGGCTCGGCACCCGAGGTGGGGGTGAGGCAGAATCGGCGACGATGAGCACCTACGGCAACTTCAGCGCCCCCATCGGCTCCCGTCGCGCCCCCGCACTCCGCACGGTGGGCACCAGGGAGCGCCGCTCGCTCCTGACCGCGCCACGGGTGCCCACCGTGGGCATCGACATCGGCGGCACCAAGGTGATGGCGGGCGTCGTCGACGCCGACGGCAACATCCTGGAGAAGGTCCGCACCGAGACGCCGGACAAGTCGAAGAGCCCGAAGGTCGTCGAGGACACCATCGTCGAACTGGTCCTCGACCTGTCCGACCGCCACGACGTGCACGCCGTGGGCGTCGGCGCGGCGGGCTGGGTCGACGCCGACCGCAACCGTGTGCTGTTCGCGCCTCATCTGTCCTGGCGCAACGAACCCCTCAGGGACCGCCTCTCCGGCCGTCTCGCGGTGCCCGTCCTCGTCGACAACGACGCCAACACCGCCGCCTGGGCGGAGTGGCGCTTCGGCGCGGGCCGAGGCGAGGACCACCTCGTCATGATCACCCTCGGTACCGGAATCGGCGGCGCGATCCTCGAGGACGGCCAGGTCAAGCGCGGCAAGTACGGCGTCGCCGGCGAGTTCGGCCATATGCAGGTGGTGCCCGGCGGCCATCGCTGCCCGTGCGGCAACCGCGGCTGCTGGGAGCAGTACAGCTCGGGCAACGCCCTGGTCAGGGAGGCCAAGGAGCTGGCCGCCGCCGACTCGCCGGTGGCCTACGGGATCATCGAGCACGTCAAGGGGCAGATCGGGGACATCAGCGGCCCCATGATCACCGAGCTGGCCCGCGAGGGCGACGCCATGTGCATCGAGCTGCTCCAGGACATCGGCCAGTGGCTGGGCGTCGGCATCGCCAACCTCGCCGCCGCCCTCGACCCCTCCTGCTTCGTGATCGGCGGTGGCGTCTCGGCCGCCGACGACCTGCTGATCAGCCCCGCGCGCGACGCGTTCAAGCGCCAGCTCACCGGTCGTGGCTACCGTCCCGAGGCCCGGATAGTGCGCGCCCAGCTCGGCCCCGAGGCGGGCATGGTCGGCGCCGCGGACCTGGCCCGTCTGGTGGCGCGCCGCTTCCGGCGCGCCAAGCGCCGCCGCGTGGAGCGCTACGAGCGCTTCGAACGGTTCACGGAGGCGGCCCGCCGCAACCAGGACACGGCGTGACGTCTGTACCGTCCCCGCCCGGGACACGGCCCGACGCGCGAGCCGCCCTCCGCCCCAGCCACGGCCTGACGGCCGTGCCGCCCTCCGCCCAGGACATCGCATGACCCCGGTACCGCAACCGCCCCGCACGACCTCGGACGCCGTATGAGCGCACCGCTGCCCCGCCAGGCCGCGTCCTTTGGCGAGCCGCCCCACCCGCCGGAGGACCGCCGGCACATGATCCGCCGCAGGGCGCTCACCCTGCTGATCATCGTGCTGCTCATCGGCGTCCCGGCCGGCTACCTGGTGATCTCCGCCAACCAGAGCCGCAGCAGCGGCAAGGACAAGGAGGCGAAGTACTCGGCGACCGGGCTCACCGAGGGCTGGCCCTCGAAGGTGCAGCGCCGTCTGTACCAGGTGCCGGTCCCGCACCCGGCCAACAAGGTCGCCTACTACGAGACCAACAACTGGAAGACCAGCCGGCTCTATGTGCAGTTCCAGACCACGCACGCCGGCCTCGACCAGTTCCTCGCGGAGATCGGCGTGGGCCGTGACGACCTGAAGAAGGGTGACATCGCCATCAGCGACCGCGACCAGGAGATCACCGGCTGGAAGTTCAGCGGCCCCGGCTCGCGTCCGGGGGACGACTTCGGCATCGTCCTCGAGCGGAAGAACCCGCAGCCCACGCTGGACATCGTCGTGAACACCGGAAACGCGGTCTTCCCGTTCGTGTACGTCGTCTCCCGCACGGTCCCCTGACCCGGTTCCCGGGGCCCCGCCCGGGCCCCGGCCGGACCCGACCCGGGCCCCGGCCGGCCGTCCGGGGCCGATTGTCAGACCCCGCCCGTAGAGTCGAAGACGACTGATCCGACAGACGGGCGGGAGGTGGACACCCGGCATGAGCGTCACGGCCGACGGGACGGCGACCGCCGAGCCCGGTTCCCTCTCCCTCCCCGTGCGGCTCGCCGCCGTCTTCCTGCCCGCACCCCTCCCGCGCGAGGGCCGCGTCGCCTTCTGGGACCCGGCCGGCGACGCGCTGCCCGCCGCGGCGGCGGAACACACGGAGCTCACCGTCGTCCGGCGCCAGGGTGCCACGATCCGCCGCAGGCGGACCCCGGCCCTGTCCCTGCCGCTCGACACGGCGCTCCCGCTGCTCGTGCGCGCCCGCAGCGACCCCGCCGCCCACCCGGCGACCGCCTGCTGGGGCGCGGCCGCGCTGCACGCGCTGCGGCTCGCCGCCCGCGGCCGCCTCCTGCCCGGCCTGACGCCGGCCGGGCACGACGCCTGGCGCGCGGGCCCGCTGGACCCGCAGGACATCGCGCATCTGCGCGCGGTCGCCGCCGCGCTCCCGCCCGAGGGCCACGCCGTGCCGCTCCCCGGCTCCGGGCCGCTCCTGCTGCCCCGGCCCGAGCCCCTGATGCGCGCGTTCCTCGACGCGGTGGCGGACACCATGCCCCGCACCCCGGCCGCGCCGCACGCCTGCGGGAAGCCCTTCGCCGACCGCCGCCCGCAGCGGCTGTCCGGCGCCCACGACTGGGCCGCGGAAGTCGCCGCCGGCATGGACGCCGGGGTGCGGATCTCGCTCCGCCTCGACCTGTCGGCGTACGACATGTTCGACGCGTCCGGCGACGACGGCCACGGCGCAGCGCGGGTGCGCAGCGCGGGCGCGGCGATCGTCCAGGTGCACAGCCTCGCCGACCCGACCCTGGTGGCGGACGCGGCGGCGCTGTGGGCGGGCGAGGCCGACGCGGCCTTCGGGGCACGCGCGCGCGTGGACGCGGCCCTCGCCGTGCGGCGCGCGGCCCGCGTGTGGCCGCCGCTCGCCCGGCTCGCCGAACAGGACGCGCCGGACGTCCTGGCCCTCTCCGAGGACGAACTGGGCGATCTGCTCGGCGTGGCCGCCACCCGGCTCGCCGCTGCCGGGGTTGCCGTGCACTGGCCTCGGGACCTCGCACAGGACCTCAGCGCCGCCGCCGTGGTCCGTCCCGCGCCCGGCTCCGCGACCGACGGCGGGAGCTTCTTCGAGGGCGAGGAACTACTGCAGTTCCGCTGGCAGCTGGCGCTCGGCGGCGACCCGCTCAGCGAGGCCGAGATGGACGCGCTGGCGGAGGCCCACCGCCCGGTGGTGCGGCTGCGCGACCAG includes:
- the alc gene encoding allantoicase → MTATTRFTGDANPYGGGDPYADYRTADLPFTRYVDLADRRLGGAVVAANDEFFAERENLLLPGPAEFDPERFGHKGKIMDGWETRRRRGADADHPWPAADDHDWALVRLGAPGVIRGIVVDTAHFRGNHPQAVSVEGASVAGTPSPEELLGDDVKWTTLVPRTPVGGHAANGFPVATEQRFTHLRVNQHPDGGIARLRVHGEVVPDPGWLAVLGAFDVVALENGGRVEDASDRFYSPAVHTIQPGRSRKMDDGWETRRRRDRGHDWIRYRLAAQARIRALEIDTAYLKGNSAGWASVSVKDGDDGAWTEILPRTRLQPDTDHRFVLPEPAVGTHARVDIYPDGGISRLRLFGSLTEEGARRLTARHQELGG
- a CDS encoding Gfo/Idh/MocA family oxidoreductase, translated to MRIGVIGTGRIGTIHANTLSRHREVGSLILTDADPARAQELALRLGETAAPGVDEIFRWGVDAVVITTVTSAHAELIGRAARSGLPVFCEKPIALDLAGTLQAIAEVENAGTILQMGFQRRFDAGYTGAREAVRSGRLGRLHTVRALTSDESAPPAAWLPVSGGIYRDALIHDFDCLRWVTGREVADVYAAGSDAGPAMFREAGDVDTAAAVLTLDDGTLATATATRLNGAGYDVRMELAGELDQIVVGLDDRTPIASTEPTGPPAADKPWTGFLERFEPAYTAELNAFVDVVRGDRANPCDGREALQALRIAEACEVSRRERRAVRLAEIPASLGTA
- a CDS encoding GntR family transcriptional regulator, whose amino-acid sequence is MQLELRVDRSSPVPLYFQLAQQLEAAIEHGSLTPGSLLGNEIELAARLGLSRPTVRQAIQSLVDKGLLVRRRGVGTQVVHSQVKRPLELSSLYDDLEAAGQRPATTVLVNTVLPASAEVAAALGVAEGSDVHRVERLRLAHGEPMAYLCNHLPSGLLDLDTAQLQATGLYRLMRAAGITLHSARQSIGARAATVDEAERLAEEPGAPLLTMQRTTFDDTGRAVEFGDHIYRPTRYSFEFQLLVRP
- a CDS encoding ROK family glucokinase encodes the protein MSTYGNFSAPIGSRRAPALRTVGTRERRSLLTAPRVPTVGIDIGGTKVMAGVVDADGNILEKVRTETPDKSKSPKVVEDTIVELVLDLSDRHDVHAVGVGAAGWVDADRNRVLFAPHLSWRNEPLRDRLSGRLAVPVLVDNDANTAAWAEWRFGAGRGEDHLVMITLGTGIGGAILEDGQVKRGKYGVAGEFGHMQVVPGGHRCPCGNRGCWEQYSSGNALVREAKELAAADSPVAYGIIEHVKGQIGDISGPMITELAREGDAMCIELLQDIGQWLGVGIANLAAALDPSCFVIGGGVSAADDLLISPARDAFKRQLTGRGYRPEARIVRAQLGPEAGMVGAADLARLVARRFRRAKRRRVERYERFERFTEAARRNQDTA
- a CDS encoding sugar kinase, with translation MSAPLPRQAASFGEPPHPPEDRRHMIRRRALTLLIIVLLIGVPAGYLVISANQSRSSGKDKEAKYSATGLTEGWPSKVQRRLYQVPVPHPANKVAYYETNNWKTSRLYVQFQTTHAGLDQFLAEIGVGRDDLKKGDIAISDRDQEITGWKFSGPGSRPGDDFGIVLERKNPQPTLDIVVNTGNAVFPFVYVVSRTVP